ACACTGGTTTATTCCAGCCATCCAGCTGGACTTTCCACGCTTCTGCACGGATCGTTTAGTTCTCATCACTGCCTCACCTTTACCTCGCCATTGCCTCGGGCCAGCTTTATCATCCCTCTGGATTCTCGTTGAAAGCCCAAGTCTCTGATTGACTTTATAAAGTGGATATCCTCTCCCGAGGTTTTCAAGTGTTTCCAGCTCTCCATGGCTTCCAGACTCGCCCCCTCACTCCCAGCTCTGTTTGCTGACTTCTTCTCACGGCTGTGAGACTACCAAGTCCTGCTCCGTCTACTGGTGGGAGGTTTCCACGCTCCTTCACATCTGCAAACTTCAGACCAGGACAATAAACAGACTATTTTTCCTTCACGCTTGGGTTTGCTATTTTGGCTGTCCCCGACAAATCGTGACACCATCTCCCTGGATTGGACGGATTCTGCTTCGTCTTCTTGTTATTGGAGAGCCTCCTCTAAGACTGATGAAgagtcctcctcctcccccaccTGTTTGACCAATGAGGCTGTTACCACAGCATGAATAATAAAGTTCAGCAGAAAATCTGTCTAAAAACATTGTCTGTGCTtcagacctttttttaaaattgattattaTTAAACCATTGACCAAAATTTGCTATTTGATTTTTACGGTGATTTCACAATTAttgcctttttaatttttaactaaAGTTTAACATtgttattatgaaaaaaagaaaaataaataagaaaagataagtaaataaaaatacaaaaaaataataaaacaaatgattaatcaattattgaatactgtcaaattgattgacttttaattatattacttcacttgtttCAAAAAATTGATAAGCTGATTCATGAATTTTTCCTGatgaaacataattttgtacatgtttttaacttttgatacttgaccaaatttttctatgaaaattcccgaaacagtgttttgtctattttactgatacagtattatttttttaatcatatcaatgacttttataagtaacataatctgcatatattttggatactgatttgatttctaaaagttattttttacaaaatgattcaagtaattcatctttgtcatgtgctttctaggaaccggatattgataaatcatgtaataaaatgttgacagtagaacaggggtgggattatattagttcgcttccttccactccttttcaagcaatacttaattttatgtctaattatcctaagtttgattagttgttgtataaatgtataactgatgattgtattgtttttgtgtattgttCCTATTTGATAGcttgaaaaaaactatttcaaatgaaatcaaatcaaaaattttctttaaatgtcattttcagaattatttgctttttattatctcattttagtattttcttgGTACTTTAGTATAATTTAAGAACAGTTTTAAAAACGTGTCACCCTGCATTTTTGTATTCAAATTtgaagattgtttttatttttgctgtaattgtgtcatataagttctaaaaaaaaatcgtttttaCACATATGAAGTTTCTTTTAgcccttcatttatttttaatcgtTTGTATTTTAGCGTATAAGCAGTTTCTTTTCGCTTAAATACTTGAGACACAGCacagcattccaaaaaacagtATAAAATATTATAAGGAATGAATCAAGTCACAAATGTGTATTcgatttaattttttgtgaaaGACGGAAATACTGGAAGAATGTGATTAACGTGCGTAGATTTACTCCAGACCAACTGATGGCGCTAAGTACCATAACGCTGTTAGCTAAACAAAGAAGAACAGCACGAGGCGCTAGCAGTGTTAGCTTATTAGCAGGCTAGCAGTGTTAGCTTGTGTTGAGAGGACGGATGTGTTTTGTTGGgacgtttgtgaggtttttatacagaaaggacgatacgtggttcgtgtgggaactctcagcattttccaaaCTGTCGTAGatgagtgaagaagtgttgaacggaaagacaacgaacgtggattgctgtgtgagactagcagatgatcggagctgcagtgaagaggacggcggtgtttgtgggagttggagctgaagatcggagcaggaaccatgtcttcagaacctcaggaaggttctgtcagcgaacaactttctgctgctgaaggaaccatcgtccagaacgaggaggagctctgtcgtcagcgcagactgctggatagcagctggaacccgcagcttcagctacacattgcaggtttgttcactgcatccacctggagacgaatagatccatgaacgtctttgtattcctcgtctgagatggtatctggatccaaactgcgCCTCAAATGTTGCTGCTGTTCAGTTCCACCCCTAATTAATTAGCTTGGGGTTGTTAGCTAGCTGTTGAgtgtaaacaaactaaaggcatgatgggaattCAGTGGGCAGTTATTCCCGCCGCAGCGCAGCTGAGATGCTCACGCTCTTTTTCTCAGTTGTGGAAGGACAaccatttatgttttaaagcgCCTTTAACGGAGTTAACAGACATTTGTATAAACTATTTTAAAGTCACAGCTAGTATGGGTGACACGCAGAGGACTGAATGTGGTTTGCAGATCCAAGTTCAATGCTGGAACAAAGGGGCGTGGCTACACCTGAGTGGGGGAAGAAAATgctcaaaactttattgacaattgaggtatcatacataGAAAAACGAACAGTAACTATTTAAACAACGTTACCTCGAGTAGCAATCACCCTTACCGAACAtaacatgtaaataaaacataaaagaaacgAATGAACataataacacacacacacaaataatattaataataaaataaaaaaaacatagttcCATCCAAATAGTTCAACAATAGCTAGGGGTTCCCATTAAGTATGTCatttcaaaccattttttttaactaatggagtggttgaaaataaaaagagagcTCTTTATGAGACGTAATgcaaagtggtttggtcttcacaTATTTACTTTTGTTAATATAAAACTTTCCTTGTAATATCAGGACATCAAGTACAATATTTTCTGGTCTATTAGATGATACAACCTCGAATAAAATTGTGATTGGGTTTAAATGAACTGGCATTGCAATTTTGGAAGAATCCCAAAAGCAGAACTCTtcccaaaatgtttttataactcCACCGTTAAAGAATAAATGATCCACAGTCTCAATGTCATTTAAACTGCAGTCATTCTTTTTAAACCCAAAACGAAGTCTCAAAAAAAACTTGGATGGGTAAACATcactaattatttaaaaatgaatcatcagatcaaataattaaaatttagAACTAAAATTACCAACCGTCAAAATATTTCCAGAATGATCCAGAAGATGCAGAACAGACCATATCCTTTAGTCAGCCAGTTATTGTGAAACAAGGATTTGTTTCTTTGTAACACATAACGGCAGTTTTCAAAGAGGCGTGGTGTGCGGACTAAAGTTGTGCTTATAAATTAGTTTCCGTGCAGTAAAACTTGTTGATGAAAGGCAGAAAGTTTGATTGGCAGTTTCTTCAGGTCATAATCGCATTTCAGCAGAAAGTTAATTCCACCTACATCCCTAAATATTTTAGAGAGGAATTGAAACCAGAAACCTTTTTCGTTCTTCAAGAAGGATCTCAGTCAGTTGATTTTAATTGTCCTGTCTTAACATTCAACATCAATAGTTTTAAGTCTTCCCTCCTCATAATCCATTAACATTACACTTTTTCTAATATAAGGAGTTTTGTATTTCCAAATGAATTCGAAGTTGATTTGATTTATGTCTTTAAATGCAGATTTAGGGAAGTTGCTGCTGCGTACATTAATCTTGATAGAGATTCCATCTTTACTAGTAAAACTCTACCCAGAATAGAAATATCTCGATTGGAGCACACATTTAGGTTTAATTTACATTTACCTGAGTCAAAATAACCACTTCAAGATTTCATCGTTTTGTTGTGCCAGAATTTGTTTCCCCTGTTGGGACATGACTTCTGGCATCGTTGATTTGTTTCGTAGAGATCATATTTTGCcccaaaaagcataaaaagaatGTGGGTGTTTACTTTATTCTGAGGCTTGTGGGAGTTTATTGTCATATTTAATACTTCCATAACGGTCACTTTCATATATTGATCTTGTTCTAAATTAGCCAAacagaagtctttttttttatatacaaaaTCTGTCCTTTTACGTTGAGTAAGTGGGAAACAACACTAATAATAAtgatggattagatttatctgtgcttttccagacgctcaaagcatTTACAGAGTGTCCATTAtccattcactcctcattcatacttggtgatagtaactactgttgtagccactgctctcctggggcagactgacaggggCGTGGCTGGCCAgttcaccgggacattcatacacattcacacaccagtggaggcaCTCTTGCccatggacacaacaacagttgactgggtGGAGTGGGGATCaaaccgccaaccctttgatTAATGaccaacctgctcaaccgcctgagccactgccgctcCAAATATGAGAATAAACTCCCAAAAGCCGCAAAATAAAGTACAAAGCTCAGCATAAATGAGTACTCCTCCTTTTAAAAAGTACTAATTTAATTAGTAGCttcaagaacaaaaagaaacatttccaaactttCCACAAGATTGAGTTTATTGAACACTTCTTTAACTCCCCAACATGAAATTAAGGTAAATTATCTAACTTAGATCACAtcattttcagttttacttcaattggttgaagcaaaaatgaatcCACCCTGCAACAAAAACTAATACATCTAGTATTTTGTATGAGCACAATGATTTTTAAGGACAGCACCAAGTCTTTTAGACATGGAATGAACAAGTTGGTGACATATTGCAAAACTTCTCTTTTGTCCATTCTTCAAGAAGAACCTCTTTTAGAGCCTGGATGCTTGATGGAGAGTGATGCTCAACTTGTTCTTCAGAATTGCCCACAGGTGTTGgattgggttcagatcaggtgacATACTTGGCCATTCGATCACCTTcaccctttttcttcttcagaaatgcagcagaagctttagaagtgtgttttggatcattgtcgtGTTGGAAAAGTGCTGATGGATGATGGCAGCATCCTCTCCTTCAGGATAAGTTCACGataccatcaatgaaatgcagctCCCCCCAACCAGCAGCACTCATGCAGCCCCAAACCAGGACACTGATTCACCATGCTTCACTGTACGCACCaggcatttttctttaaaatcctcaccaaacagttttaaaaccattaaCTCCAAAAAGGGCTGTTCTTTTTCTCATCATTCCAGAGTCTTGAATCCCAGTAGTTTACATATTTTTCAGCATGGGCCCTAGCAAATTCTaggtgtcctttttttttttgcatgcgcTTATCGTGGATGATAACCATGTATGCTATTTCTTTGCAGTGTACGCCGTATGGTGTCACGGGAAACAGTCCCTCCAGTTTGGCTTCCTACCTGCTTTAACTAACTGCTATGGAAGCGaatgtgtagcataaataaaaagaaaagtcaaaaacaaaaatgctttttcattttcaaaatgaagctgcattttttgactcaaaattaaaatgaaaaagcaatccaccaaaatgctttttcattttatacttaaaaccgcttattgtgtgtcataattaaaacgaaaatgcaaagaggggattgcatttgcattttcacatccaccctgcgaacattgtctCAATAATCATTtctaaaaagcatttccagccaGGAGGCGGGGCAATGACGTCACTTTTTTCTCCGTGTGTCTGacacaccaggagcagactgtgttagcggcagagaagacagctttgtgttgtttgtgaacttctgatgagtttccacagcttctcaggactacatagcagcatttccgccttttGCGGTCCTCAttcggacgcaccgcggacaagcttttgttctttggaccgccagctgccttcgcatacCGGACCGCGAAGCTCAGATGATTGCtaaaggcggaaatgctgctgcgatctgagaaaccatcaaatgaatttgtgtttccagtggtgttcagaacaaaaataaagactgatgtaattcccacatatttacatatttagttGCAGCTTCgtgctgaatttgctgtttgatgacagctggagccccatcaacgcATAGCAGATTTGACCgtgctaaacgtttgctggttggaccaacacaCACTCACCCGCTCCAACTGCCGCTAGTACCTTGTGCCTGAACCCAAACTGAACGGCTCGAATGCACATTTTCCCAAACAGAAACAATCCCTCTTATTTGAAGTGTGTTACACTGCAAACACATACAGGAAAGAGACTTTCAGAGTTGCAGagattattatttttcctttccacagaaatttatgtattttttaacttgttctgtccaactcCTGAGGCTCAATAGATGGGCTAGTGTCACtctgactcagaggtaaattcactcctgatatgcgctgttctctccgtcacgcagcagaccggcttttccaaacccgttgacgttgggtctaatggcaccaaaggattgtgggatgcggctgcgcatggatgtttctttttgttgaaccatgactgaagtgtctaatagctgaagtgaggtccatgctgtttggctgctagtGGGTGTGTCTAAAACAAATAAGCTTAATGCTGAGAATTTGATAATGTATTCAGCCTCCCCTCCAAGACTGCACGAGCGCTCCCGGCGGCCGTCACAtgaatccataaattagccgcaccattgaataagccgcagggtcgAAAGTGtatgacaaaagtagcggcttatagtccggaaattacggtacataAATTTTGTCCTGACGTTATTTTGAATCAAAAGTATCGCCAAATTAAGTATCGCCAAATTAACTAATGCGATATATCGGCAAAaggattttttctaacaccccacTGTTTCTGCACAGCTGTGCCaagccagactttttttttttttaagctacagTTCCtatgtttttgttcagggttctaTTAGAGGACCTGGGTGGGTGGAAGGAGGAATCTGCTGAGGAAAGGGGGCCaattttgtgtgattgtccCGTGTTTCCTGCTTTGAaatgtttacttattttttccGGAATTGGGCGTAACCCGCAAAAATGATTGGTAGTCACTTATTTGTTGGTagcagcatcaaaacacacacactgccaaattactattatactattattattattattatttatttttgataacttctgatggatttgagtgtggtttaagagggaaaaaactatgaaatgaggcacagtatatAGAAAGTATTGTGGCGACCtcggggttagccccgcctacagcccctaagactcatgggaagtggggaatcgtgGGTGTAAAGTTGCTCACCATGAGTGagggggctgtgagcagaagtgacattCATACTTTTTGGCTGTTTGTGGGTGTGATAAAATGAATGGGCTTCGATGCCACAAAGGAGATTATGCAATTAGCCTCTGTGTTTGCTACTCACTCTCTCAGATTTTCAGGAGTCGTGCACTGTACGGGGCATGGACAGCTCTCCAATGCTGCCAGTTAATCAGCAGCAGTTCTTGTTTTCCCGCTACAGTGAAGTACAAGCTGGGTTGTTTCAATATGAAGAGCCGCATTCTTATTTGACCAAGAGCCGTctgttcgccacccctggcTTAGAGTTTCTTTGACTCACAGAAGACTAAAAGACCAAAATCACTTCCTAATTTCTTAACTTTGAATGACATCTAAGTAGATGCAGTTTATATTTACTGctgtttgtgtccctgcagtTTTCCCCAAGCACTATGTGACAGAAGAGGATTTCTGCAACCAGCAAAGGAATTTCAGAGTGCAACAGGAGGAACCGGAACCATCACAGatgaaagaggagcaggaggaaccagaaccaccaCATATTAAAGAGGAACAAGAAGAAACAGAGCCACCACAGATTAtagaggaaccagaacctccacagatcaaAGCGGAACAGAAGGAACCAGAACCACCACAGATCCAAGAGGAACAAGAGGAAACAGAACCACCACAGatcaaagaggagcaggaggaaccagaacctccacagatcaaAGAGGAGCAGGACGAACCAGAACCACCAAAGATCAAAGAGGAGCAGGACGAACCAGAACCACCAAAGATCAAAGAGGAGCAGGACGAACCAGAACCACCAAAGatcaaagaggagcaggaggaaccaAAACTACCACAGATCAAAGAGGAACAAGAGGAAACAGAACCACCACTGATCAAAGAGGAACAGAAGGAACCAGAACCCTCACAAattaaagaggagcaggaggaaacaGAGCCACCACAAAATGAAGAGAAATGGGGGGAACCAGAACCGTTACAGATTAAAGAGGCCAAAGACGAGCTCTACATCAGTCAGGATAAAGAgcagcttgatctgaagcaggagactgataccttgatggagatACCTACTTGTGAGGAAaatgagaacagtgaagcagatctaaagaatcagcagagctttaatgtaaatgatagtcaggatgaagaag
The sequence above is drawn from the Oryzias latipes chromosome 2, ASM223467v1 genome and encodes:
- the LOC105355269 gene encoding trichohyalin-like isoform X2, with the translated sequence MSSEPQEGSVKEQLSAAEGTIVQNEEELCRQRRLLDISWNPQLQLHIAVFPKHYVTEEDFCNQQRNFRVQQEEPEPSQMKEEQEEPEPPHIKEEQEETEPPQIIEEPEPPQIKAEQKEPEPPQIQEEQEETEPPQIKEEQEEPEPPQIKEEQDEPEPPKIKEEQDEPEPPKIKEEQDEPEPPKIKEEQEEPKLPQIKEEQEETEPPLIKEEQKEPEPSQIKEEQEETEPPQNEEKWGEPEPLQIKEAKDELYISQDKEQLDLKQETDTLMEIPTCEENENSEADLKNQQSFNVNDSQDEEENQHEESTSTTDEETESTSTTDEDTDPQNRDQRKRRDRSHVQSVDSSHMSEVDDDSRKGQTMEGAMMKTLMRIHHSSNHQSCSSFCLLNNSLRGRTAEVQPNNSCTGSRHRC